One Cydia fagiglandana chromosome 11, ilCydFagi1.1, whole genome shotgun sequence genomic region harbors:
- the LOC134668644 gene encoding phospholipase A1 member A-like gives MDLTREVLLVLVRTYYIVFMVVSVAAVEYSREIEGYPFGLLPGFSIHTLITGPNSDKPAAITPKSLKKLYMKVMNKDHRLTRSYDYYHIRNLAKNQDIDFSKKTFLYCGGYLDSTTWPFGRELGRVYKDLGYNVLLLDTLEFTARVYPIASRVLRPIGKHVAEMLVKLTALGLDPKKLELVGLSLGAHTMSFIAKNYRQITGQNISSLTALDAAGPCFRQAAPDQRLDPSDADFVRAVVTNMDGFGMGLPVGHVMFYANGGEYQIGDIPWLPCDTICSHIRGYLIWLSALHNPGSFIGVRCDTMQQVRDGDCYHLKPMVTNTLGLYTDRSKPGIYYLRTTNWYPYAMGKRGLKKEKPGMFHVTTSLNDVFQVK, from the exons ATGGATCTGACCCGTGAGGTGTTATTGGTATTGGTAAGGACATACTATATAGTGTTTATGGTCGTGTCCGTGGCGGCGGTGGAATATTCTAGAGAAATCGAAGGTTACCCATTTGGATTGCTTCCCggct TCTCAATTCACACATTGATTACAGGTCCAAACTCAGACAAGCCCGCCGCCATCACACCGAAAAGCCTAAAAAAGCTCTACATGAAAGTAATGAACAAAGACCACAGACTAACAAGATCATACGATTATTACCACATAAGGAATCTAGCTAAGAACCAGGACATAGACTTTAGTAAGAAGACTTTTTTATACTGTGGCGGTTACTTAGATTCTACTACCTGGCCTTTTGGGAGAGAACTAGGGAGAGTATATAAGGATTTGGGATATAATGTGCTGTTGTTGGATACATTGGAGTTTACAGCACGGGTATATCCAAT aGCCTCGCGCGTATTGCGTCCAATTGGCAAGCATGTAGCCGAAATGCTGGTCAAGCTAACAGCACTCGGCCTCGACCCAAAAAAGCTTGAGCTTGTCGGTCTAAGCCTCGGCGCCCACACCATGAGCTTCATTGCCAAGAACTACCGTCAAATAACCGGTCAAAACATCTCTTCACTCACTGCCCTGGATGCTGCCGGGCCTTGCTTCAGACAGGCGGCACCAGACCAAAGACTGGACCCTTCTGATGCTGACTTCGTCCGCGCGGTTGTCACTAACATGGACGGTTTCGGTATGGGGCTCCCTGTCGGACATGTCATGTTCTACGCCAACGGAGGAGAATACCAGATAGGAGACATACCTTGGCTACCGTGTGACACCATTTGCAGTCATATCAGAGGATACTTAATTTGGCTTTCAGCTTTACACAACCCTGGTTCTTTTATCGGCGTCCGTTGCGATACGATGCAGCAGGTCAGAGATGGTGACTGCTACCATTTAAAGCCAATGGTTACTAATACATTAGGCTTATATACTGATAGAAGTAAACCAGGAATCTATTATTTGCGGACGACTAATTGGTACCCGTATGCTATGGGGAAGAGAGGGTTGAAGAAAGAAAAGCCGGGAATGTTCCATGTTACCACATCTTTAAATGATGTTTTTCAAGTGAAATAA
- the LOC134668502 gene encoding phospholipase A1 member A-like has protein sequence MTVMNKDHRLTRSYDYYNIGNLPKNQDIDFSKKTFLYCGGYLDSTTWPFGSELGRAYKDLGYNVLLLDTLEFTARKYPIASRVMRPIGKHVAEMLVKLTALGLDPKKLELVGLSLGAHTMSFIAKNYRQITGQNISSLTALDAAGPCFRQAAPDQRLNPSDADFVRAIVTNMDGYGIDLPVGHVMFYANGGEYQKGNVPWLPCDTICSHIRGYLIWLSALHNPGSFIGVRCDTMQQVKGGDCYHLKPMITNTLDLHTDRSKPGIYYFRTSNVYPYAMGKRGLKKEKPVMLNVSTSLNDVFLSEIS, from the exons ATGACAGTGATGAACAAAGACCACAGACTAACAAGATCATACGATTATTATAATATAGGGAACCTACCCAAGAACCAGGACATAGACTTTAGTAAGAAGACTTTTTTATACTGTGGCGGTTATTTAGATTCTACTACCTGGCCTTTTGGGAGTGAACTAGGGAGAGCATATAAGGATTTGGGATATAATGTGCTGTTGTTGGATACATTGGAGTTTACAGCACGGAAATATccaat aGCCTCGCGCGTAATGCGTCCAATTGGCAAGCACGTAGCCGAAATGCTGGTCAAGCTAACAGCACTCGGTCTCGACCCAAAAAAGCTAGAGCTGGTCGGTCTAAGCCTCGGCGCCCACACCATGAGCTTCATCGCCAAGAACTACCGTCAAATAACCGGTCAAAACATCTCCTCACTCACTGCCCTGGATGCTGCCGGGCCTTGCTTCAGACAGGCGGCACCAGACCAAAGACTGAACCCTTCTGATGCTGACTTCGTCCGCGCAATTGTCACTAACATGGACGGGTACGGTATAGATCTTCCTGTCGGACATGTCATGTTCTACGCCAACGGAGGAGAATACCAGAAAGGGAACGTACCTTGGCTACCGTGTGACACCATTTGCAGTCATATCAGAGGATACTTAATTTGGCTGTCAGCTTTACACAACCCTGGTTCTTTTATCGGCGTCCGTTGCGATACGATGCAGCAGGTCAAAGGTGGTGACTGCTACCATTTAAAGCCAATGATTACTAATACATTAGACTTACATACAGATAGAAGTAAACCAGGAATCTATTATTTTCGGACGAGTAACGTGTACCCGTATGCTATGGGGAAGAGAGGGTTGAAGAAAGAAAAGCCGGTAATGTTGAATGTTTCAACATCTTTAAATGATGTTTTTTTAAGTGAAATAAGTTGA
- the LOC134668503 gene encoding lipase member H-like yields MSVVGENHAGFTGHYNYYGMNELAKSPDMDFKKKTWIYIGGYMEANAWKAGRNVGYDYKARGYNVISLDTIEFTARYYPHAVRLSRAVGKHVAEMLVKLTNHGLDPKKLEITGMSLGAHTMGFAAKDYRLMTGQNISLLTALDGAGPCFRHRGPDERLDKSDADFVVSVVTTMDISSISAHFAHVTFYVNGGAYQVGDIAWLPCDALCSHSRAYFVWWAAVVHPRGFIAVRCDTVQQARDGDCYDLQPMVTNTMGLLTDRSRPGIYYLRTANRWPYALGRRGLKKA; encoded by the exons ATGTCAGTCGTTGGCGAAAATCACGCAGGTTTTACAGGACATTACAACTACTATGGGATGAACGAGCTAGCGAAGAGTCCTGATATGGACTTTAAGAAGAAAACATGGATTTATATTGGAGGATACATGGAAGCCAATGCGTGGAAAGCTGGACGGAATGTGGGATATGACTACAAGGCTAGAGGATATAATGTGATCTCTCTGGATACAATTGAGTTCACAGCGAGATATTATCCTCA CGCCGTCCGATTATCCCGCGCTGTTGGTAAGCATGTAGCAGAAATGCTAGTCAAGTTAACAAACCATGGTCTCGACCCTAAAAAACTGGAGATTACTGGCATGAGCCTCGGAGCACACACTATGGGCTTCGCAGCTAAGGACTACAGATTAATGACTGGACAGAACATCTCATTACTAACAGCACTAGATGGTGCTGGACCATGCTTCAGACATCGCGGGCCAGATGAGAGATTGGATAAATCTGACGCCGATTTCGTGGTCAGCGTTGTTACAACTATGGACATATCAAGCATATCCGCTCATTTCGCTCATGTAACTTTCTATGTAAACGGGGGAGCATACCAAGTAGGTGATATTGCGTGGCTTCCCTGTGATGCTTTGTGTAGTCATTCCAGGGCATATTTCGTCTGGTGGGCGGCTGTGGTACATCCTAGGGGTTTTATAGCTGTGCGTTGTGATACTGTGCAGCAAGCTAGAGACGGTGACTGTTACGATTTGCAGCCAATGGTGACGAACACTATGGGCCTGCTTACTGACAGGAGCAGACCAGGAATTTATTATCTGCGTACAGCCAACAGATGGCCTTATGCTTTGGGAAGACGAGGTTTGAAGAAAGCTTAA